In Spinacia oleracea cultivar Varoflay chromosome 5, BTI_SOV_V1, whole genome shotgun sequence, a single window of DNA contains:
- the LOC110790192 gene encoding light-harvesting complex-like protein OHP1, chloroplastic translates to MASVAPLKSQFLINPLNQSQLPASKNLSLLSRRNRHRHRNTGASTRHASLTVQAAKLPAGVVVPKAEPKFKPPFLGFTKTAEIWNSRACMMGLIGTFIVELILNKGILQLIGVEIGKGLDLPL, encoded by the exons ATGGCATCCGTGGCTCCATTGAAATCCCAATTTCTGATAAACCCATTGAATCAATCCCAGCTTCCAGCATCCAAAAACTTGTCTCTATTGAGCCGCCGCAACCGCCACCGCCACCGTAACACAGGTGCTTCCACTAGACATGCTTCCTTAACAGTCCAAGCTGCCAAGCTCCCTGCTGGA GTGGTGGTGCCGAAAGCAGAGCCTAAGTTCAAGCCCCCGTTTCTTGGGTTCACCAAAACTGCTGAAATTTGGAACTCGAGAGCATGCATGATGGGGCTCATTGGAACTTTCATTGTAGAACTT ATATTGAACAAGGGGATACTGCAACTTATTGGTGTGGAAATCGGAAAAGGACTTGATCTTCCGCTCTGA
- the LOC110790193 gene encoding UPF0496 protein At3g19330 isoform X2, with protein MLRCLTLKSLTSSSGTAVTSPTCLPGNSSQDTPTTPGTSALPSPTVNLSQEYALAVQTSSYNEIWSKIHVVEHLHSNEADHQQQLLLSDVLQPDRESVEEVLQHASPSTFTELVTAYFEHSEKTCQLLLLLHHNIHHARSLYGHVHDLVGVLPTDTESMSELQCNHAFDVFLQFEQKGNPFPCPDSHNFHDMRLCFFQLKQQVDQRLEKSRGKVRQVRCGTTTSAICLIGAVVGVTIAAIAIGAHALVALVATSSCPIFHPSKFTKREKANMEQLDAAAMSAFVLHHSLDTIDRLVSLLHTEIDGDRLLIRRGLDWGRDKYLTHEVVKQLRKNRDCLYDQLTDLDEKICLCFAAINRTRSLLLNGIPLYQM; from the exons ATGCTGCGTTGTTTAACCTTGAAATCATTGACTTCATCATCTGGAACTGCAGTAACTAGCCCTACGTGCCTTCCAG GGAATTCGTCCCAGGACACACCTACAACACCTGGAACAAGTGCTCTACCTTCACCTACTGTCAATCTCTCACAGGAGTATGCACTTGCAGTGCAGACGAGTTCGTACAACGAGATATGGTCCAAGATCCATGTAGTTGAGCACTTGCACAGCAATGAGGCCGACCATCAGCAACAGCTTTTGTTGTCTGATGTCCTTCAACCTGATCGTGAGTCTGTGGAAGAGGTGTTGCAGCATGCCTCACCCTCCACTTTTACTGAACTCGTAACTGCTTACTTTGAACACAGTGAGAAAACTTGCCAACTTCTCCTCCTCCTACACCATAATATCCATCATGCCCGCTCCCTGTATGGCCATGTACATGATCTTGTTGGCGTGCTACCTACTGACACAGAATCTATGTCTGAATTACAGTGCAATCATGCTTTTGATGTTTTTCTCCAGTTTGAACAGAAAGGGAATCCTTTTCCATGCCCTGACTCCCACAACTTCCATGACATGAGACTTTGCTTTTTTCAGCTAAAGCAACAGGTTGACCAGCGCCTTGAAAAGTCCCGTGGCAAGGTTCGTCAAGTTCGTTGTGGCACCACCACATCAGCTATATGTTTGATTGGAGCAGTTGTTGGAGTTACTATAGCAGCCATTGCCATTGGTGCTCATGCATTGGTGGCTTTGGTAGCCACTTCCAGCTGCCCAATATTTCATCCTTCAAAATTTACAAAGAGAGAAAAAGCAAATATGGAACAACTGGATGCTGCAGCTATGAGTGCTTTTGTGCTGCACCATTCCTTGGACACCATTGATCGCCTTGTGTCACTCCTGCATACTGAAATTGATGGAGACAGGCTTTTAATTCGTCGTGGATTGGATTGGGGCAGAGACAAGTACCTTACACACGAAGTGGTGAAGCAGCTAAGGAAAAACCGAGATTGTTTATATGACCAGCTTACAGATCTCGATGAGAAAATATGCCTCTGCTTTGCTGCAATTAACAGAACTAGATCTCTTCTCCTTAACGGGATACCACTTTATCAGATGTAG
- the LOC110790193 gene encoding UPF0496 protein At3g19330 isoform X1: protein MLRCLTLKSLTSSSGTAVTSPTCLPGEGNSSQDTPTTPGTSALPSPTVNLSQEYALAVQTSSYNEIWSKIHVVEHLHSNEADHQQQLLLSDVLQPDRESVEEVLQHASPSTFTELVTAYFEHSEKTCQLLLLLHHNIHHARSLYGHVHDLVGVLPTDTESMSELQCNHAFDVFLQFEQKGNPFPCPDSHNFHDMRLCFFQLKQQVDQRLEKSRGKVRQVRCGTTTSAICLIGAVVGVTIAAIAIGAHALVALVATSSCPIFHPSKFTKREKANMEQLDAAAMSAFVLHHSLDTIDRLVSLLHTEIDGDRLLIRRGLDWGRDKYLTHEVVKQLRKNRDCLYDQLTDLDEKICLCFAAINRTRSLLLNGIPLYQM from the exons ATGCTGCGTTGTTTAACCTTGAAATCATTGACTTCATCATCTGGAACTGCAGTAACTAGCCCTACGTGCCTTCCAGGTGAAG GGAATTCGTCCCAGGACACACCTACAACACCTGGAACAAGTGCTCTACCTTCACCTACTGTCAATCTCTCACAGGAGTATGCACTTGCAGTGCAGACGAGTTCGTACAACGAGATATGGTCCAAGATCCATGTAGTTGAGCACTTGCACAGCAATGAGGCCGACCATCAGCAACAGCTTTTGTTGTCTGATGTCCTTCAACCTGATCGTGAGTCTGTGGAAGAGGTGTTGCAGCATGCCTCACCCTCCACTTTTACTGAACTCGTAACTGCTTACTTTGAACACAGTGAGAAAACTTGCCAACTTCTCCTCCTCCTACACCATAATATCCATCATGCCCGCTCCCTGTATGGCCATGTACATGATCTTGTTGGCGTGCTACCTACTGACACAGAATCTATGTCTGAATTACAGTGCAATCATGCTTTTGATGTTTTTCTCCAGTTTGAACAGAAAGGGAATCCTTTTCCATGCCCTGACTCCCACAACTTCCATGACATGAGACTTTGCTTTTTTCAGCTAAAGCAACAGGTTGACCAGCGCCTTGAAAAGTCCCGTGGCAAGGTTCGTCAAGTTCGTTGTGGCACCACCACATCAGCTATATGTTTGATTGGAGCAGTTGTTGGAGTTACTATAGCAGCCATTGCCATTGGTGCTCATGCATTGGTGGCTTTGGTAGCCACTTCCAGCTGCCCAATATTTCATCCTTCAAAATTTACAAAGAGAGAAAAAGCAAATATGGAACAACTGGATGCTGCAGCTATGAGTGCTTTTGTGCTGCACCATTCCTTGGACACCATTGATCGCCTTGTGTCACTCCTGCATACTGAAATTGATGGAGACAGGCTTTTAATTCGTCGTGGATTGGATTGGGGCAGAGACAAGTACCTTACACACGAAGTGGTGAAGCAGCTAAGGAAAAACCGAGATTGTTTATATGACCAGCTTACAGATCTCGATGAGAAAATATGCCTCTGCTTTGCTGCAATTAACAGAACTAGATCTCTTCTCCTTAACGGGATACCACTTTATCAGATGTAG